GCAAATTCTGGCCGAGGGTTTCTCGCGCCTCGGCGTGCCGGTCTTCGCGGCGGACATCAAGGGCGACCTCTCGGGCCTGGCCGCGGCGGCCTCGCCTCACCCGAAGATAGAGGAGCGAGTGGCGTCGATCCCCGTTCCCGACTATCGCGCCGAGCCGTCGCCGGTGCTGTTCTGGGACCTGTTCGGCGAGAGCGGGCATCCGATCCGCACCACGATCTCGGAAATGGGCCCATTGCTGCTGGCCAATCTGCTCGAACTCAACGAGACGCAGGAGGGCGTGCTCTACGCGGCCTTCCGCATCGCGGACGAGCAGGGTCTGCTGCTGCTCGACCTCAAGGATCTGCGCGCGCTGCTGGCTTGGCTGGGCGAGCATCGCGCCGAGCTTTCGCAGCAGTACGGCAATCTGGCTCCGGCCAGCCTGGCGGCCATCCAGCGGCGCCTGCTGGTGCTCGAAGAGCAGGGCGGCGACCGCTTCTTCGGCGAGCCGGCACTGAACCTGAGCGATCTGATGCAGCGCGATTTTTCCGGGCGTGGCGTGATCAGTTTGCTGGATGCGACGCGGCTCTACAGTCAGGCGCCGCGGCTCTACAGCGCCTTTCTGCTGTGGCTGCTGGCCGAACTGTTCGAGGAACTGCCCGAGGCCGGGGATGCGCCGTTGCCCCGCCTGGTGTTCTTCTTCGACGAGGCGCATCTGCTGTTCGAACACGCGCCGCGCGCGCTGCAGGATAAGATCGAGCAGGTGGTGCGCTTGATCCGCTCCAAGGGCGTCGGCGTGTATTTCGTGACGCAGAGCCCGACCGACGTGCCCGACGACGTGCTCGGCCAGCTCGGCCTCAAGCTGCAGCATGCGTTGCGCGCCTTCACGCCCAAGGACCGCAAGGCGATCCGCGCGGCGGCGGAGAATTTTCCGTCCAGTCCGTCGCTGGACGTGGCCTCGGCACTGACCGACCTCGGCACCGGCGAGGCGCTGGTGTCGAGTCTGGACGCCAAGGGGCGTCCGCAGGCCGTGGCGCGCACGCTGATCGTGCCACCGCGTTCGCGCATCGGCCCGCTTACTGCCGACGAGCGGCGCGACGTCGTTGCGCGTTCGCCCATGGCGGGTCGATACACCGGGGTACAGGATCGCGATTCGGCTTATGAGGAACTCGCCCGCCGCGCGCAGCGGCGCCAGCTCGAAGAGGCTGAACGCGCCAGAGCCGCCGAGGCCGAGGCGGCCGCCCGTGCGCCGGCGTCCTCGTCAAGCCGCCGCCAGTCCGTGGGCGAGGCGCTCATCAAGAGCGCTGCCCGCAGCATCGGCAGCCAGCTCGGGCGGCAGCTCATGCGAGGGGTGCTCGGCGCCCTGCTCGGGCGCCGGTAAGCCCCTTGTCCATGCCCGCCGCTCCTGAGGGTGGAGCGGTATCAGCCGAACCGCGCCCACGGCGCTTCGGGGTCGCCCATCAGCGCCTTGGTGCCGAGCGCAGAAGGTGCCATGGCGATCGTACTGGTCTGGCCCATGCCCGTCAGGGCGTGTTGGCCGGCATAACGCCCCTCGGGCGTCTGCGGGTCTCCCAACAGGCTGCGCGCGCTGAGCCCATTGACCGCGACCATGGTCGCGGTCGTGGGCTGCATGCCTTGCGCGTGTTGCCAGAGGAAGCGCCCGTTAGGGTTTTGCGGTTCACCCAGCAGGGCCCGCGAGGCGACGCTGCCGACGGCGCTTGCCGGCGGCGGCATACTGGCATGGGCAGCCGGTAGGGCCATGGAAAGCGCCATCGCGCCCATCAGGGCGGTCAGAGCCGGGATCGAACGGGTGATGCGAACCGGATGGTTGTGCATGGTCGTAACCTCCATGTGTGGGTGGTCTCTTGGCGAAACCCCACACTCGCTATTGGAATGTGTATAAAAGATCACAAAAAAAACTGATTTTCATACACAAATCATTCGACCTGCGGTCTGGTCTCCGGTTTCATCGAACCTATTTATGGCCGAGGTGGTGTGGCGATCAATCCATTTGATCGGTGCGGGCGTCGTGTTGTTTTGCGCGGGGAGGTTGGCGTGTGTTTCGCGATGCTCAACGCGTATGCGGCGGTGTCGGCGCTGCGATACGCACGCGCTCGATGTTCATGCCGAGGATCGTGCCGGGGCCGATCAGCGCCAGCCGCGTGCCTGGGGTGTGCAGCGCGGGAACGTCGGGCAGGCCGCACAGGGCATCGCCGCCCATGGTGAGGAAGCCGGCGCGGTCGATGTCGGGGGCGGCGCAGTTATGGCGTCCGCCGACGTGCCAGCCGGTCACGACGGCCATCTGACGGGTCGTCGAGCCGAGGCTCAGATTGACCAGCCAGGGCAGGCCGAGCGCGAGCGAGGAGTAGCCGAACAGCAGGCCGGTCAGGAGCGCCATCGACCATCGCCCGGGGACGGACAGGCCGAGGCGCCAGCCCAAACCGCGCGCCCGCATGTCGTCGTAGCTGCCGGCGCGGTGGCTCAGTTCGATGAAGACCAGCCAGAACAGCGCGTTCACGAGGCCACCCGCGATACCCAGACCAATGGCCAGGCGGCTGGGCAAGGCGTTGCTGAACAGCAGGCCGGCCAATGCCAGGCCAAGGGTGGGGTAAAGATAGCCGCGGTAGAGCCGCCGCGCGTGCCGCGAGCGGTTCCAGGGGTGGCGGCTGGAGTCGTTCGGGGTGCCGAACAGCGGCGGCAGTCGTTTCATGTCGGTTCCTTGACGCTGTGGAGCCTGCCGCTCCGCCCTCAGGTGGCGGGTGCTCGCCGCATGACCACCATTACCGCCATGGCGAGCATGCCGAGCAAGACCGTGACCGAGGCGATGCCGAGCAACGGTCCGAGCACGGCTTCGGGCACCCAGCGTGCGTAGAGCAGAAACAGGCAGGCGAGCAATGCCAGCGTGCCGGCCTGGTGCACGTAGAACTGGATGCTGGCCAGGCGGCAGTTCGCTTCGTGCAGCCAGAGTTTATGGCAAAGCGCATAGAAAAAAGAAACCACGAAGCCGAGCAGCATGATGTGTGCATGGGTGACGAGCTGGCCGTGATCGTGCGAGGCGGCCATATGAATACCCAATATCAGGCCGACGATGGCGTAGATCAGTGCGGTGAACAGGTATTTTCTGTCCATTGAGCCGACTCCCCCTGGTGGTTGTTGTTGGGCGGGCGTGTCCGGCTGGCTGCGCGGCGACTCACCCGCCTTAATCCGTAGCCAGCGGCGGATCGGCTGTCAAGGCTGCGGCTGGCGGTGCCGACGCGATCGCGTAGACTCGATGCCGTACCCGAATACGGAGCAGACGATGGCGCACAGACCGGTATCCCTGACCATCGGCGGCTTTGCTCAGGCCGCCGGCGTCGGCGTCGAGACCATCCGTTTCTACCAGCGCAAGGGGCTTCTCCCCGAGCCGCCGCGGCCGCCGGGCGGCACTCGGCGGTATGGCGAGGCCGACGTCGCCAGACTGAAGTTCATCAAGTCCGCGCAGCGGCTCGGCTTCAATCTGGATGAGATCGGCCACCTGTTACGACTGGATGACGGCACCCACTGCGAGGAGGCAGCCGCGCTGGCGCGCGAGCGCCTGCACGACGTGCGTGAGCGGCTGCAGGACTTGATGCGCATGGAGGCGGCGCTCGCCGGCCTGGTCGAGCGCTGCGCCGGACAATCGGAAGCCGGAGCCTGCCCGCTCATCGCTGCCCTGCAGGGCGGCGCGCAGGCTTGATATGTCGGGAATTTCCGACGTATTATCGAAGCATGGCCACGCGAGATGTTTTTACCGTGATCGCCAATCCGGTCAGGCGGCGGATACTCGATATCCTGCGGGATGGACCCTGCAGTGCCGGCATGATCGCCGATGCGTTCACGCAGAACCGGCCGGCGATATCCGAGCATCTTCAGGCGCTGCGCCTGGCGGGTCTGGTGAGCGAGCGGACGCAGGGGCGCCGCCGCATATACCACCTGCAACCCGAGGCGCTAGCCCCGATCCGCACCTGGCTGCATCCTTTTGAACGGTATTGGCATGTTCGCCTGCAATCACTCAACGACAGCCTTGCTGAGGTACCGCCCATGATCGAGCCCGGCGTCATCCGATTGGACCGTTACATACCTCATCCACCTGCGCGTGTATGGGCCGCCCTGACCGAACCCGATTGGCTGGCGAAATGGTGGGCGAGGGGAGACATACGTCCACTGGTGGGCCATCGTTTCAGTCTGGACATGGGACCCTGGGGGCAGCAGCCGTGCGAAGTCGTTGCCGTGGAGGCGGGCAAGCTGATCGCCTATTCGTTTGCGCCCGGCACGCTCGATACGACCGTGACCTGGCGCATAGAGCCGGAGGGCTCCGGTACGAGGCTTTGGCTGGAACACAGGGGGTTCGATCTGGACTCGCCTATCGGCGGGATGGCCTTCGAAGGCATGAGCAAGGGATGGCCGGCGGTCATCGATCGTCTGGCGGCTCTGTCGCCATGACGAGGGTTTGCGGGCCTGCGGGAAATGTGGCGGTCTCGGCGTCGACCGGGGGCGCGCGGCGTCTAGCGGGCGAGTTGAATGCCGCCGTGATGGGGCCATTGCGCGTGCAAGGCCGTCAGCATCGATTCGAGCCAGGGCGCGCCCTCGGGCGACAGGATCCAGGCGAGGGCGCCGCAGTTGACGGCGACGGTGATCCAGAATATCGCGCGAAACGAATGTTTGCTGGATTTGTGCCGGAGTCGTTGCTGCGCGATCCAGGCGCCCGGCCACCCGCCGACGAGGGCGAACAGGTGCAGCGTGTTTTCCGGCGTGCGCCAGCGGTTTTTGCGTGCGGCGTATTTGTCCTTTGCGTACAGCAGGAACGTGACCAGGCTGGCGATCCAATACAGCCACAGGATTTCTTGCGGCAGACGGCCGGCGAGATACAGGCCGACGAGACCGGCGAGGAACGACAGCGGCAAGGCGAGCGAGGCGGGTCGCCCTCTCGGCGCAATGAACTGGCGCGGCTCGGGGTCGGCGAGTTGTACATTTTCCGCACGCGTGCGGCCGCGTGAGTCCTTTTTGAGCTCGTAAGTCACGCGCGCCCTCAGGGCCGGGCGGCCCTGCAGCCGATCGAAGGCCGTGATGTGCACGAACACCTGCCCGCCGCCCTGGCTGGGCGTGATGAAGCCGAAGCCCTTGTCGTCGATCCAGTTCGTGATCCTGCCAGCGTGGCGCATGCGAGCTCTGAGCGGCCGTTCGGATGCGTTTCAATATAGCCGCGCACGCCGTGCTTGCCCAGTGGATGGCGCGCCGATCGGCGTTGGGTCGCTGCCTGCGCTTGTCAAATGGTCGCGACGAGCGCGATCTGCAGCGCCAGGACTGATGCGGCCACCGCCAGCCCGGCGCGATGCAGGGCGGCCAGTTCCCCGGTGGCGATACGGAGCCGGGTGGCGTCGCCCGCTGAATCGAGGGCCGCAACCGCGCGAATGCGCGGCTGCAGGCGCCTGAGGATATACAGCATACCCAGGACGAACACCGCGAGTGTCGCGATGGTGATGCCGTCGAAGGCCTGCAGCCAGGCCTGTGTCGCAAGCAGGACGGCGCCGGCGCCCATCACGGTTTTCATCGTTGGCGGAAGCAGTGGGAGCAGCTCGCGCAGCTGGGCATGGATGCGGCGAACGGTGGCGGTCCTGACGTGTTCGTCCGCCGGGTCTTGCAGCAGCGGCCAGATGGGTTTTTCGATCATGGACAATACGGTGAAAATGCCTGCGGCATAAGCGAAACAAAGTGTCGCAAGCAGTGTGACGAGGGCGCTCATGGCCGCGATCCGGCGAGCGGATGGCGCAGCCGCAGCGTGTCGCGTTCGA
The Acidihalobacter prosperus DNA segment above includes these coding regions:
- a CDS encoding helicase HerA-like domain-containing protein; amino-acid sequence: MELGETILVGGVSGRPVLQLARMSNRHGLIAGATGTGKTVSLQILAEGFSRLGVPVFAADIKGDLSGLAAAASPHPKIEERVASIPVPDYRAEPSPVLFWDLFGESGHPIRTTISEMGPLLLANLLELNETQEGVLYAAFRIADEQGLLLLDLKDLRALLAWLGEHRAELSQQYGNLAPASLAAIQRRLLVLEEQGGDRFFGEPALNLSDLMQRDFSGRGVISLLDATRLYSQAPRLYSAFLLWLLAELFEELPEAGDAPLPRLVFFFDEAHLLFEHAPRALQDKIEQVVRLIRSKGVGVYFVTQSPTDVPDDVLGQLGLKLQHALRAFTPKDRKAIRAAAENFPSSPSLDVASALTDLGTGEALVSSLDAKGRPQAVARTLIVPPRSRIGPLTADERRDVVARSPMAGRYTGVQDRDSAYEELARRAQRRQLEEAERARAAEAEAAARAPASSSSRRQSVGEALIKSAARSIGSQLGRQLMRGVLGALLGRR
- the merR gene encoding Hg(II)-responsive transcriptional regulator, whose translation is MAHRPVSLTIGGFAQAAGVGVETIRFYQRKGLLPEPPRPPGGTRRYGEADVARLKFIKSAQRLGFNLDEIGHLLRLDDGTHCEEAAALARERLHDVRERLQDLMRMEAALAGLVERCAGQSEAGACPLIAALQGGAQA
- a CDS encoding metalloregulator ArsR/SmtB family transcription factor, translated to MATRDVFTVIANPVRRRILDILRDGPCSAGMIADAFTQNRPAISEHLQALRLAGLVSERTQGRRRIYHLQPEALAPIRTWLHPFERYWHVRLQSLNDSLAEVPPMIEPGVIRLDRYIPHPPARVWAALTEPDWLAKWWARGDIRPLVGHRFSLDMGPWGQQPCEVVAVEAGKLIAYSFAPGTLDTTVTWRIEPEGSGTRLWLEHRGFDLDSPIGGMAFEGMSKGWPAVIDRLAALSP
- a CDS encoding cold shock and DUF1294 domain-containing protein, encoding MRHAGRITNWIDDKGFGFITPSQGGGQVFVHITAFDRLQGRPALRARVTYELKKDSRGRTRAENVQLADPEPRQFIAPRGRPASLALPLSFLAGLVGLYLAGRLPQEILWLYWIASLVTFLLYAKDKYAARKNRWRTPENTLHLFALVGGWPGAWIAQQRLRHKSSKHSFRAIFWITVAVNCGALAWILSPEGAPWLESMLTALHAQWPHHGGIQLAR